taaatatttgtgtatattttaaatatgttaaaaatttaaaattttttataaatattaaatatatgacatattacatataattatttttattaaaaaataattttttaaataatatttttatttttataaaaaaaattatcaggccttttaacaggTTTCAAGCCAGGTCAGGCTGAATAACAGGCAAGACCTAGTACTTTATAAAGAATTTATAACAGGTTACAGGCCAGACTCAGGCCAATCAACTGTATGACAGGTCAGAtttgttaaaaacaaaatctGGCCTGTTTCCACCCATTGGTATATATTTCAAGTCGGATTTAGATCGAACACCGCTATTGCACGCGTCGATTAACTTGCACACTGCTATGTACATAAACAATTAACTTACACActttttttggaaaaataaaaataaaaatcaaggaAAAGGACAATCGGTTAGACTTTGcagttttattttttctttggtcaaggAATTTGCTTCAGGTCAAACCATGGCATTGAGATTGGGCTTTTCTCGTACGGAATTTAAAACTAGGCTTCAAATGTATTATTTTTTCTGGGTTTGGGCTAACACTTCGCATATATATTTTTGTTCAAAGTTTTTGGTCGTTAGCCCATGATACTATGACGTTTGACaaaagaaaagggagagaaaaTCTGAGTATGATTCGGTGAATGTCATGGCCCAAAAATGGAGAATAaggatattttgtatttaatttattagtaaaCTACTAAAATTGTCCTCTATTTTCTAACAACAAAATTATCCTCAAAACATTTTAAAATGCGACAAACACAAAATACCAAAGCTAATTATATgttctcaaaaatattttaaaaattaaattttgataaaaaattttaaaaaataattaaaaataaaatatttttattcttaatgtttGATAATTTTACATTAAGTATTTTTTGTGTAACTCAAttttattaatgaaaaaaaaattatagaaatcaaattttatctaattttttatgtattttttaaatagttatttaattatttttataacattttttatcAAATGCATGAACGatttgtcaaataaaaaaattgtttgtcacttataaaaaaattattcattttgattatttttgttgtattttataatattttaaagatatttacGTCGTTATGAAAAGTGAATGATATTTTTCTCGCATTTTCTAAAATTGAGAATGGTATTAGTGTTATACCTTTTTGGTTATctttatacaataaaaaaaaagttgggacggtaaacaaataaaataacaagtttattgtttattaattataataaaataaaaaataattcaaaaagtgTACTACTCGATCAAATCTGTCAGTAGTGTGTTCAACAAGATTCAATTTGTACATTTTACTCTCATAACTCCATCTAAACACAATTTAGTAATTCTAGTTCTGCCTCGCTACTAACGCCATCAACTAACTAATCAATTAATAAATAACTAACTGGACCCTAAATTTTACTAATCAAGTTTCTTTTTAATCTAACTTAAccttattaattatttgattaattaCCTTCTCATTCAcaacttaaattaattattttgattaaactAACCAACAATTTACTTTGTTATACTAATTAACATATTGTAGACAGTAAATAACTATacttaaaaataataacataaaaaatctgACTAACATAAAAACAGTTAACAATAAGTCTAACTAATATATAAACAGTAAATTTGTAACTTTAACTAATATGCAacctataattaataatttttttaatatgtaaacAGTAAATCTAACTAAGCTAAAAAAATAACTCTAagtaaaccaaaaaaattaactcTAACTAACTTATTATTTACTCACCTGAAActgaaaatattatattttaaaaaataaaattaaaatatcttatttaaaaaattatttaattcttttattttatttaaaaaaattccacTACTAtaaatctaatattaaaattaaaaagcgtGAGTTCCAACACTGCAAAACCAtcactttttaatttgaatatggaagTAACAGTGGTGTTGAACTCGGATATGGAGAATACAGGTGTTTTACGGTCATGTGGTGTCAATAGAACAACTCGGAAGGTCCGAGTTGCGTTGGATATGCCATTTCATGAAAAAGATTGACAACAACAAACAATTCGGAGGATCCATTCTCTAGCTTCTGAAATTCATATTTGCCAAACCACAAGTCGGACCATAGGATTTcttaagtaaaattttaaaatcaaataactcGCATAGTCCGATTTATgtactctgagtttttttttttattttttaacacaaatcggaccttgtactctaaattttttccactttttaaacacaaatcggtgTACtcacacaattttaaaaaacactaaaaattaccATGTTAAAGTATATTATTACCATTGTCACCaatataaataaatgaaacaaacgAAAACGGGGGGCGGAAAAAATAAATGAAACGAACGAAAACGGGGGCGGAAAAGAACACAGGAAAATGCTTTAATTGAAATCGAAGCTAGCTAGCAGTAAAAATCTCATCTTTACAGTCACAGAGATGGCGTCTGCAATAGCTATAGCACATTTTTGTCCAGGAAGAGGCTTAACTCTTTCTTGCTACAAAAGAAATCGTTTCCACCTTCATCATCTTCGTTTTTCTTCTACTTCTCTCTCCCATGCTGTCTTCTCCAGAGGTAAAGTTTACAACTTTTTGCTAATTAACCATCACCCATCAAATTGTTGATTCTGTTTCTCAACTCTCTCACTCATTTGTAGGTTACTTGTCAACTGAGATGTTTACAAGGCCAAAAGTTCACCCCATTATTTGCATGGCCAAAAGATACGCACCAAACACCACAAAGAGAAAGGTAAACAAATCCCATCCAAAATTTTATGAGAAACTTGATCAGTGATTTTCTAATCTGAAATGTTATTGTTGGGCAGAGATTGAGTAGAAAGAGGGGAGGTGACCCTGACAAGAAGAGACACAGGAGAAGGAAGGGGTCCAAGAAGAAGCTTTTCAAGATCATCAGGCTTGTCTCAGCAGCTGGGACTGGATTCTTCTATGCCAAGAAGAAGAGCAGGAGGATTCACAAGATTGACCTCAAGAAATATGATCCAAAGGTGAAGCTCCATGTCCTCTTCACAGAAGCCAAATGATATGTAACATGCCACTTTTGCCTTTGGGCTTTAATGATCGTATTAGTACTAAAACATGGCTGTTCTTCCAATTCatcttgaaaatttttattaattaaactgttcaaatattataaattaattacgtTTGgtttttagtcaccaaaaaaaaaatcatgtttgtTTTTCTGTTAATGATGCAGAATGTTAACTGATATGTTTataaaaatctattaatttaATAGATATGCTATATTGGAATTAAGATTTATATATTTGGAAAAAGAGATTAAAAATGTGCAACCTACAAATTCTTCCTGAAACAATGAGCTCTAACAGATATAAATTATGGATTACCAAATTAAGTCTTTCACAATCTGAAATTTCAGATGCATTCATGTTTTAACAAAGGAATGCAGAGAGAACTAGCTTTGCTCGGATAAGATTCCTCATAAATGTCTTAATAACATGACTTGAATGTTTCAAGTTTCGCgtttgtttcaacttttgtgcCAAATCAAAGGTCCTATGAGTGGCTACTAATCATAAGAACGCGATGTTGTTGCTcatttagccatttagtttatttttattaacccATTCAAGTAGTACTgttacatttatttattttgaaccaAAATTAGGATTGATTTACACACTTATAAGAATGAAAATCTCATTATTATTAGAATAATACCCCAAATTAATAGCTAAAgattttagttagacaatttaatttttaacagCTTCTAATCACCAGACCagtctctaatattttattttattagacataTCAATTTGACATAATAGTCTTTAGAAACTTTTAAATTTAGGTCAATCTTTCCcatgtaaaaattaatttatctaatgaaatacaaatttaaaaactaatttggtaattaaaatttattgaaaactaAATTGTCCGAGTAAAAACAAACAATATGATGTAAATACTCTTAGTATTTCGATCATGATCACATAATGTCAAAAGAAATATAGGTCTATAAACATTTCGAAACTCAAAACCCACTCTAAATTTGTAAAAACTAGATTTGAGCAAATTAATTACAGTTTAATCTAGTGAtctagagaaaaagaaaaagaaaagagattgTGTTTTCAATTTCCTACTTTGAATGTTGAAAATAATCGGTTTTTATAAGTAACAGGAAATGACAGTTTAAGCTTTAAACAAGGGTGACTAGAACTCTATTCCAAGACTGATCAAATAAAAACCCTTTCTACATTCATTTGTTTCTACATATTTCACTTTGATAATCCATCCATATATagattcaaaactcaaggatgaAAAGAAACTCGGCATCATAAAGGCAGAACATAGAAGATAGAAGTAAACTTGAAAATTGGGGGCATAAACAGTCGGTGAATAACCATACATGAAGAAAGAAAAATCCTGCTCTCACTAAAACATTTAACAGCTCTCCACATAGCAACATATTTGTACAGTCGCATCGATCGCGCCAACTCGTAAAAACTACCCTCACCGTTTTATAGAATTTACATCATCCTTGACTTGCTGGCTGGCTTGTATTGTCATTTTATCTCCTCTGCATGAGCATCAGGTATGTGCGCGCGCTGCGCTGCGCCTTACACATACCTGATACTCCAACTCACTTAAATTCTACGTATAAACTTAGAACTACAAAATGTACAGTTCATTACAAccgataattttatttttaaatatagacAGAGGCAACCATACCCTCTGGATGCAGgtagaaaatgagagagagagaatgggagAAGCTCACACTAGCCTCAGTTAGCTGTACAAACAACATACTTGTTCTACGCCCAACTAAGCAGCAGGATGAGGAGACTGTGCAGCAATTCTCCTTTCTGCAAGAAACCGAAAGATCGTTTATGTTTAGCAATGCTTGCATGCACACGGATAACTCAGCGCGAAACTTGCACCTAAATGCACACAGTGTACAAGATTTCGTACCTCCGGCGGCAACAAGTTTCTCTACACGGGCAACAATATGCTTTCCGTAGGTGTACTTCTTCAGTGCATTTAAATGGACTTTAATTCGCGAAAGGATTAGCTCACGCTGTTGGTCATCGCAAGTCTCGAGCACCTTTTGCACGACATAATTTGCAAATTGATCTTTCATCATTGCCTGTATTATACAAAAAGAAATAAGATCATATCAGTATCAAGAATGGCAAAATAGAATAACACTTTGTGATCAAAGTTCAAATACCAAAAATGTCAAGGCTCATCATTCTGTTACAAACAATATAACATTCAATCCATtgtgaaaaattatttaaaacagAAATTCCCAGGTCAACAACAACAAAGCTTGTCCTACTAGGTGGGACCCAACTGGATGGATAAATAGGCAAGATATTCGACAGACTGGCCTCGTCACAATCTTATTAGAACATAATTCAAACATTCCATAACACGAATAACATCACATTTAAGCAAACTTGACTAAGCGAGCAAAACATCTGCATTCCTCAATAATGAAGTTATATAAACAAAACATACATCTCATCATATGCAACTTGCTTCGAACAAAGGGAAGTTGGTAATTGGAATTGGAACTAAAATTTAAGACAAACCTGAAGAGGCTCATTTTCATCTGTTGATCCAAGCATCTCATTCACAAGTAATTGGCGTTCAGAAGGACCTCCAAAGGTCAAACACTTCTCaacaacgtttgaggcaaacttctgTTGACTCATTTGAACTATCTTGCCTGCTAATTCTTTGATAATGGCTGAACGTTCATCAGGCTTCCCATGTTCTAGTACATGCTGTTTTATGAGAGATGATGAAACAAAAAGGAGATTAACTGACAGGTCCGATAAAATGACATGTGAATATAATTTCAAGTATTAAAACAGTTGAACACAATAATGGTGGAGCAGGGACTAGAAGGCAACATGCCAAAGATCCATCAATGATTGTGGCAAAAGCAGTCCCAAATTCTAAGTAATCAGAATAAATAATAAACCTGGACGACGTAGTTTCCATACTGATCTTGCGCTAACATGCTAACAGCACCTAAAATCTCATCCATGACTTTTTGTTGTGTATTAGGGTCATTGCAGTGCTCCAGTACTCTCTGCCACGTGAAAGAGATAATTAAACGTTCAATGAACTTAAGGGCTTCAAGAAAGGAGTAACATTAGTGGCCAAGAATTCCTACCTGTATCACCCGgcagccatatgggtgggttgatAATGCCACAACTTGACCAAAAAAGGTTGAGACAATAAAGTTGATTGCATCCTCAGGGACACATTCTATACACTTCTGAATGACATGATTACCATTTTGATCTCGAACACAGCGCATGACATTACCATCAAGCTCTTGAACCATTTTTATCTTTTGGTCTAAATCAACAACCTCTATAGCCTACGGCAGGATACATAAAGAAcaaaagccaaaagagaaaatgatTAATATACATAATACTAAGAAAACAGAGCCAGCAATAGAAATATCAGCTAATGGCACTAAAATTGGCTAATACCTTTTGGATGACCCGACAACCATACATTTGAAGGCTGAGACTCAGAACATTACCAAAAAGCTTGTTGGCCAATTCTCTTCTCTGGGATGCAAGTCCATGCTCAAAAAACTGCAAGATATCAATTGTCACTCACAAGATGTGACAAAGAATCAATCGGAGTGTCCAGCAAAAATATAGAAGGTAATAGTTACCTTTTGAACAACATAGTTACCAAAGACATCAGTCATCAAATTAACAGCTTGTGGCATGATTTCCTGATACACCATGTTTTTTTCTTCTGTAGTAGCTGTTTCAAGCTTTTGTTGAATAAATCGGCTCCCATATTGATCAGCACTATCCATGAGAGCAAATTCATTAAATGAAATTCTtcagaaggtaaaacaaaattaCACATgataaaaattaacataaaaataagGGCATACCTGAAGTCGACGACATGACCAGCAATTTCAGCAAGCTCAAAACACTTTGTTTTATTGCTTTTAAACTCTTCCAACAGAGAAGCAGCAATGCTTTCATCCACGTTTCCAGCATCCAGATGCCAACCTCCCATGACCCCAGTTAAATTCCTTATTCCAGATGCAAAGCGCATATTTAGGTCATTGTGTCTAATAGGACTGCCAGATCCAACAGGAGAATTGGATAAAGAATTTGCTAGTGGACTTCCAGGGTAAGACAAGCCGACACCATATGGAGAATTTCCATAATAACCATGATGATTAGAACCACCAGACTTGCCACCCAGTGGAACATTATATTGTGACTTTGGTGGAGAAAGCACCGTCCCAAGATAAGCTTTCTGAAGCTCAAGCATATTCACGTAAGAGTTACCTAAGTAGTTCCTGTCCATAGAGGGGTCATTAAGAGCAGCAAGTTGTGCTGCCGCATAATCAGATGTCCTCATGTACTGAAGATACCCGGGATCAATGAAAGGAGACTGCAGAGCACCACCTGCAATTTGATTTCCAAGCCGACCATGACTATGCACATCAGCTGGGGTGGGAACTCCAGAAGGCAAACCACCTCCAAGAATTCTCGAGTCCATTCCAGGGGCTCCCATTGCTGAAGCTGCAGCAACGTTTTCAAGAAGGGGTGGCAGATTAGCAGTTCCAAGTTGATTAGCCATCAAGGAAGCCAGTGCAGGATTTCCAGCATACCCACTCATGCTGTAGTTGGTAAATGATGGATTTGTACCATCCAAGGGCTGGTATTGAACTGGCATACCACCACTAGAACTAAAAGGGGAAGTAGGTGATCCCTTGAAATATGACTTATTGGAAGGAACACCAGATTTCTGTTGATCAATTTGCCTATCAAAGGCCAGACTGTTGATGTCTGATCCAGTCACACTGCTCTTAACTGACTCAGAATAGGATGATTTCTGCAAGTGCCCGGATTCAGACTTTTTAAAATATGCATGCTGCTTGCCATGATCCTGGCCACCTTGCATACCGAAAAGATATCTCCGATGATTATCAACCTCTGACTCAACTTGTGATTGGAAATGGTTATCACCATCTAGCACATCATCTGCTGACAAGTTCATGCCGGATAGTGCAGCCACAATATCAGCAGACTCATTCCCAGT
This region of Arachis hypogaea cultivar Tifrunner chromosome 8, arahy.Tifrunner.gnm2.J5K5, whole genome shotgun sequence genomic DNA includes:
- the LOC112708440 gene encoding uncharacterized protein, whose amino-acid sequence is MASAIAIAHFCPGRGLTLSCYKRNRFHLHHLRFSSTSLSHAVFSRGYLSTEMFTRPKVHPIICMAKRYAPNTTKRKRLSRKRGGDPDKKRHRRRKGSKKKLFKIIRLVSAAGTGFFYAKKKSRRIHKIDLKKYDPKVKLHVLFTEAK
- the LOC112707433 gene encoding pumilio homolog 2, which encodes MLSELGRRPMLGGNEGSFGDDLEKEIGMLLREQRRQEAHDRERELNLYRSGSAPPTVEGSLSAVGGLFGGSSSGGSGAGVGGASAAAAFSEFSRAKNGNGFASEEEMRSDPAYLSYYYSNVNLNPRLPPPLLSKEDWRFSQRLKSGASALGGIGDRRKVNRTDDNGGRSLLATPPGFNLRKQENEVDNEKMGGSSEWGGDGLIGLPGLGLGTKQKSLAEIFQDDMGRSTPVSGFPSRPASRNAYDENADTISAAEAELAHLRRDSSAADVLRPGSNLQGSSCVQNIGSQSSYTYAAALGSSMSRSTTPDPQHLARAPSPCPTPIGGGRVAAAEKRGITSPDAYNGVSTGNESADIVAALSGMNLSADDVLDGDNHFQSQVESEVDNHRRYLFGMQGGQDHGKQHAYFKKSESGHLQKSSYSESVKSSVTGSDINSLAFDRQIDQQKSGVPSNKSYFKGSPTSPFSSSGGMPVQYQPLDGTNPSFTNYSMSGYAGNPALASLMANQLGTANLPPLLENVAAASAMGAPGMDSRILGGGLPSGVPTPADVHSHGRLGNQIAGGALQSPFIDPGYLQYMRTSDYAAAQLAALNDPSMDRNYLGNSYVNMLELQKAYLGTVLSPPKSQYNVPLGGKSGGSNHHGYYGNSPYGVGLSYPGSPLANSLSNSPVGSGSPIRHNDLNMRFASGIRNLTGVMGGWHLDAGNVDESIAASLLEEFKSNKTKCFELAEIAGHVVDFSADQYGSRFIQQKLETATTEEKNMVYQEIMPQAVNLMTDVFGNYVVQKFFEHGLASQRRELANKLFGNVLSLSLQMYGCRVIQKAIEVVDLDQKIKMVQELDGNVMRCVRDQNGNHVIQKCIECVPEDAINFIVSTFFGQVVALSTHPYGCRVIQRVLEHCNDPNTQQKVMDEILGAVSMLAQDQYGNYVVQHVLEHGKPDERSAIIKELAGKIVQMSQQKFASNVVEKCLTFGGPSERQLLVNEMLGSTDENEPLQAMMKDQFANYVVQKVLETCDDQQRELILSRIKVHLNALKKYTYGKHIVARVEKLVAAGERRIAAQSPHPAA